From the Esox lucius isolate fEsoLuc1 chromosome 21, fEsoLuc1.pri, whole genome shotgun sequence genome, one window contains:
- the LOC117593617 gene encoding proline-rich receptor-like protein kinase PERK10, with amino-acid sequence MAETNLIVASEPEELDRSQRSRQPTKRYIDFEPEPAPLERQRQSQTVTNAVVHQPPVPPPPRGLPPSGYNSLVTLSPSHIPPASPLPPSSHLPPESRLPPSSHLPPSSHLPPESRLPPASHFKQASRLSPESHLPPASRPSPAAFPLPVRHSLSAGIDRYLVSTLEEIKDRLTMLERTVANTSRSSTKEVTLPDDVILPLKSYQDMDNLEQKMKDHQCRKDLIAYLRTIGGCNVQVATRRILTALIGHSLATQLNWNGSNQK; translated from the exons ATGGCAGAAACAAATTTAATTGTTGCCAGTGAACCTGAAGAATTAGATCGCAGTCAGCGGTCAAGACA ACCTACCAAACGCTACATTGATTTTGAGCCTGAACCTGCACCACTGGAACGGCAGAGACAGTCACAAACGGTCACCAATGCAGTCGTACACCAACCACCAGTTCCACCACCACCCAGGGGTTTGCCACCTTCTGGTTATAACTCTCTGGTTACTCTGTCTCCAAGCCACATTCCACCAGCGAGTCCCCTTCCACCATCGAGCCACCTACCACCAGAGAGTCGCCTTCCACCATCGAGCCACCTTCCACCATCGAGCCACCTTCCACCAGAGAGTCGCCTTCCACCAGCGAGCCACTTTAAACAAGCGAGTCGCCTTTCACCTGAAAGCCACCTTCCACCTGCAAGCCGTCCTTCACCTGCAGCATTCCCCCTTCCTGTGAGGCACTCTCTATCAGCAG GTATTGACAGATATTTAGTCAGTACACTAGAGGAGATTAAGGACAGGCTGACTATGTTGGAGAGAACAGTAGCAAATACCTCTCGATCGAGCACAAAAGAGGTCACGTTGCCTGATGACGTCATATTACCCCTCAAAAGCTACCAGGACATGGATAACTTGGAGCAAAAAATGAAAGATCATCAATGTCGGAAAGATTTG ATTGCCTATCTAAGAACCATTGGTGGGTGTAATGTCCAAGTTGCAACTAGGAGAATACTGACAGCATTGATTGGCCACTCTTTAGCCACTCAATTGAACTGGAATGGCTCAAACCAAAAGTGA